In Thermococcus camini, a genomic segment contains:
- a CDS encoding CBS domain-containing protein — protein sequence MRVKTLMTSEPVVVELPATREYALDLFRKHKVRSFPVINKNTKALVGIISIKRVLLHPDEEQLAMLVKRDVPTVRPNDDLRKAVRAMLEMDYRRVVVVDEENRVIGVLTVGDIVRRYLAKNEKLKNVTIENYYQKNVGVVWRGTPLKAALKALLLCNAMAIPVIDDEGNLIGMVDETDLLKDSEVIRVMKSTSLSASSEEDWILESNPTLLFEKAELQLPKKPVEDIMNRELVVATPHMSVYDVAQKMVKYEIEQLPVIRGEGELVGIVRDMDIIKVILNK from the coding sequence ATGCGCGTGAAGACTTTGATGACTTCGGAGCCGGTGGTTGTGGAGCTTCCAGCCACGAGGGAATACGCCCTCGATCTCTTCAGGAAGCATAAGGTAAGGTCATTCCCTGTAATCAACAAGAACACCAAGGCTCTCGTCGGGATCATAAGTATAAAGAGGGTTCTGCTTCATCCTGATGAGGAGCAGCTGGCGATGCTGGTTAAGAGGGACGTCCCGACCGTAAGGCCCAACGACGACCTCAGGAAGGCCGTCAGGGCAATGCTGGAGATGGACTACAGGCGTGTCGTCGTCGTTGACGAGGAGAACAGGGTTATAGGCGTTCTAACGGTCGGCGATATAGTGCGCAGATACCTCGCCAAGAACGAGAAGCTGAAGAACGTGACAATAGAGAACTATTATCAGAAGAACGTGGGCGTCGTCTGGAGGGGAACACCCCTCAAAGCCGCTCTCAAGGCCCTCCTCCTGTGCAACGCCATGGCCATCCCGGTCATCGACGACGAAGGCAACCTAATCGGAATGGTGGACGAGACTGACCTGTTGAAGGACAGCGAGGTCATCCGCGTCATGAAGAGCACCTCCCTCTCCGCCTCGAGCGAGGAGGACTGGATACTCGAGAGCAACCCGACGCTCCTCTTCGAGAAGGCCGAACTCCAGCTGCCGAAGAAGCCCGTTGAGGACATAATGAACCGCGAGCTGGTCGTTGCGACACCGCACATGAGCGTCTACGACGTCGCCCAGAAGATGGTCAAGTACGAGATAGAGCAGCTGCCCGTCATCCGGGGCGAGGGCGAGCTCGTCGGCATCGTCAGGGACATGGACATCATAAAAGTGATCCTCAACAAGTGA
- a CDS encoding sodium ion-translocating decarboxylase subunit beta — protein MAGLVESIIAFFQGMGLLNLSPGNVVMIAVGLALVYLAIRYEMEPLLLLPIGISAVLVNIPLGHLANWPIAPNLPEGIADNIFATLSYLNQQYGPPGIFDIIYYTLIRTEIVPLLIFFGLGAMTDFGPMIADPKTALMGAAAQIGVFIAMLTALALGFNLHQAASIGIIGGADGPTTIYLTTKLAPEILGATAVAAYSYMSLVPLIQPPIIRALTSKEERKIRMEQLRPVSKREKIIFPIVSMIVIGLLVPSAAPLVGMLMIGNLFRESGVVERLSRAAQEELMNIVTIFLGLGVGSTMRADSFLTQETLMILGLGIVAFASATAGGVLFGKLMMKLSGGRINPMIGAAGVSAVPMSARVVQRMASEEDPGNFILMHAMGPNVAGVIGTAVAAGVFLAVLAG, from the coding sequence ATGGCGGGACTGGTGGAATCGATAATAGCGTTCTTCCAGGGAATGGGGCTGCTCAACCTCAGCCCGGGCAACGTGGTGATGATAGCCGTCGGTCTGGCGCTCGTTTACCTGGCCATACGCTACGAGATGGAGCCCCTTCTGCTCCTCCCGATAGGTATAAGCGCCGTGCTGGTGAACATCCCGCTCGGCCACCTGGCCAACTGGCCCATAGCCCCGAACCTGCCCGAGGGCATAGCCGACAACATCTTCGCAACGCTGAGCTACCTCAACCAGCAGTACGGCCCTCCAGGTATCTTTGACATAATCTACTACACCCTCATCAGGACGGAGATAGTGCCGCTCCTGATATTCTTCGGCCTCGGAGCCATGACCGACTTCGGGCCGATGATAGCCGATCCAAAGACCGCCCTGATGGGTGCCGCTGCCCAGATAGGTGTGTTCATAGCCATGCTCACCGCCCTGGCCCTCGGCTTCAACCTGCACCAGGCTGCTTCGATAGGCATCATCGGCGGCGCCGATGGACCGACGACGATATACCTCACCACGAAGCTCGCGCCCGAGATACTTGGAGCGACAGCGGTTGCGGCATACTCCTACATGAGCCTGGTCCCGCTGATCCAGCCACCGATTATCAGGGCCCTCACGAGCAAGGAGGAGAGAAAAATCAGAATGGAGCAGCTCAGGCCCGTGTCAAAGAGGGAGAAGATAATATTCCCGATAGTCAGTATGATCGTTATCGGCCTCCTCGTTCCCAGTGCAGCACCGCTCGTTGGAATGCTCATGATAGGCAACCTGTTCAGGGAGAGCGGCGTCGTCGAGAGGCTCAGCAGGGCCGCCCAGGAGGAGCTCATGAACATCGTCACCATATTCCTCGGCCTCGGTGTTGGTTCGACCATGAGGGCCGACAGCTTCCTCACCCAGGAGACCCTGATGATCCTCGGCCTCGGTATCGTCGCCTTCGCCAGCGCCACAGCAGGAGGCGTGCTCTTCGGAAAGCTCATGATGAAGCTCTCCGGAGGAAGGATAAACCCGATGATAGGGGCGGCCGGAGTTTCGGCGGTTCCAATGAGCGCGCGCGTCGTCCAGAGGATGGCAAGCGAGGAGGATCCCGGGAACTTCATACTCATGCACGCGATGGGTCCGAACGTTGCCGGCGTTATCGGAACCGCCGTCGCGGCAGGTGTTTTCCTCGCGGTTCTGGCTGGTTAA
- a CDS encoding acetyl-CoA carboxylase biotin carboxyl carrier protein subunit, whose protein sequence is MAKVKVIVDGVEYEVEVEELGGGRFKVAFEDREYTVEAKGLGIDVGALSAVPAASAPSAPSVPVPTAVPVAPAAPATPAPAGEGVVTAPMPGKILRILVKEGEQVKTGQGLVVLEAMKMENEIPAPKDGVVKKILVKEGDTVDTGQALIELG, encoded by the coding sequence ATGGCGAAGGTTAAGGTCATCGTAGATGGTGTTGAGTACGAGGTTGAGGTCGAGGAACTCGGAGGCGGCCGCTTTAAGGTCGCCTTTGAAGACAGGGAGTACACCGTTGAAGCGAAGGGACTCGGAATCGACGTGGGTGCCCTGAGCGCGGTTCCTGCCGCGAGCGCCCCAAGTGCCCCGAGCGTTCCAGTCCCCACGGCCGTCCCGGTTGCCCCGGCCGCGCCGGCAACCCCTGCTCCAGCGGGGGAGGGCGTCGTCACCGCCCCAATGCCTGGCAAGATTCTGAGAATCCTCGTGAAGGAGGGCGAGCAGGTCAAAACCGGACAGGGATTAGTGGTCCTGGAAGCAATGAAGATGGAAAACGAAATCCCCGCTCCAAAGGATGGAGTGGTTAAGAAGATCCTCGTCAAGGAAGGCGACACAGTCGATACAGGACAGGCACTGATAGAACTCGGGTGA
- a CDS encoding OadG family protein yields MSEFMEGLNLTVLGVTIVFMVLSVLAVVLYLVGWSERRLVEKETSAGELAPTPTPAAEEEKPAIPPRDLAVVTAAVLAYTAEKAAQLRPLPFRRKVSDAWRLYGVQSGMEEVEDFNYEIGKW; encoded by the coding sequence ATGAGCGAGTTCATGGAGGGCCTGAACCTGACGGTGCTGGGCGTTACGATAGTCTTCATGGTGCTCAGTGTCCTGGCGGTCGTCCTCTACCTCGTGGGCTGGAGCGAGAGAAGGCTCGTTGAGAAAGAGACCTCCGCAGGGGAACTCGCCCCCACACCGACCCCCGCGGCAGAGGAGGAGAAGCCCGCCATACCTCCGAGGGACCTCGCGGTTGTAACCGCTGCGGTTCTCGCATACACTGCCGAGAAGGCCGCCCAGCTCAGGCCCCTGCCATTCAGAAGAAAGGTTTCAGACGCCTGGCGCCTCTACGGCGTTCAGTCGGGCATGGAGGAAGTTGAGGACTTCAACTATGAAATTGGGAAGTGGTGA
- a CDS encoding carboxyl transferase domain-containing protein, with translation MSMEEKVNELYERKRKILEMGGEAAVEKQHAKGKLTARERIEKLLDPGSFVEIGAFVRHRGTEFGLDKKELPADGVITGYGTIDGRLVFVFAQDFTVMGGSLGEMHAAKIKRVMELALEAGAPVIGLNDSGGARIQEGVDSLKGYGEIFKMNTILSGVVPQITAIMGPCAGGAVYSPAIGDFILMVDNPASFMFITGPQVVKAVTGVEVTPIQLGGAMVHAQRAGQAHLIGKSDEEVLALIRRLMSYLPSNNMEKPPRVKTNDLPFRKTENLYSIVPDDPNKGYDVRQVIYEIVDRDENGNPDFLEILPYFAPNAVVGFGRMNGQTVGIVANNPIHFAGVLDIDSSDKIARFVRTCDAFNIPIVTLVDVPGYLPGTQQEYGGIIRHGAKILYAYAEATVPLVTIVLRKAYGGAYLAMGSKHLGADFVFAWPTAEIAVMGPEGAANIIFRKEIAAAENPEEVRQQKIAEYREKFANPYVAAARGYIDDVIDPAETRAKIILALEAIESKRVKLPPKKHGNIPL, from the coding sequence ATGAGTATGGAAGAGAAAGTCAACGAGCTGTATGAGAGGAAGAGGAAGATTCTTGAGATGGGCGGGGAGGCTGCCGTTGAAAAGCAGCACGCCAAGGGCAAGCTGACCGCCCGCGAGAGGATTGAGAAGCTCCTGGACCCGGGAAGCTTCGTCGAGATAGGGGCCTTCGTCAGGCACCGCGGGACGGAGTTCGGCCTCGATAAGAAGGAACTGCCCGCCGACGGTGTCATAACCGGCTACGGAACCATCGACGGAAGACTCGTTTTCGTGTTCGCCCAGGATTTCACCGTCATGGGCGGCTCGCTCGGTGAGATGCACGCGGCGAAGATAAAGCGCGTAATGGAGCTGGCCCTTGAAGCAGGGGCGCCGGTTATAGGCCTCAACGACTCCGGCGGTGCCAGAATCCAGGAGGGCGTTGACTCACTCAAGGGCTACGGCGAGATCTTCAAGATGAACACGATTCTCAGCGGTGTTGTTCCGCAGATAACCGCGATAATGGGACCCTGCGCCGGCGGAGCCGTTTACAGCCCTGCCATCGGTGACTTCATCCTCATGGTGGACAACCCGGCGAGCTTCATGTTCATCACCGGGCCGCAGGTCGTTAAGGCTGTGACAGGCGTCGAGGTAACCCCGATACAGCTCGGCGGTGCCATGGTTCACGCCCAGAGAGCAGGACAGGCCCACCTTATCGGAAAGAGCGACGAGGAGGTTCTGGCACTCATAAGGAGGCTCATGAGTTACCTCCCGTCCAACAACATGGAGAAGCCGCCGCGCGTCAAGACTAACGACCTGCCCTTCAGGAAGACCGAGAACCTCTACTCCATCGTCCCGGACGACCCGAACAAGGGCTACGATGTGAGGCAGGTCATCTACGAGATAGTGGACAGGGACGAGAACGGCAACCCGGACTTCCTTGAAATACTCCCGTACTTCGCCCCGAACGCAGTCGTTGGATTCGGAAGGATGAACGGCCAGACCGTCGGTATAGTCGCCAACAACCCGATACACTTCGCCGGAGTTCTCGACATAGACAGCTCCGATAAGATTGCCAGGTTCGTTAGAACCTGCGACGCATTCAACATCCCGATAGTCACCCTAGTTGACGTTCCGGGCTACCTGCCGGGAACCCAGCAGGAGTACGGCGGAATCATAAGGCACGGAGCGAAGATACTCTACGCCTACGCCGAGGCGACCGTCCCGCTCGTCACCATCGTCCTCAGGAAAGCTTACGGCGGTGCCTACCTCGCCATGGGAAGCAAGCACCTTGGAGCAGACTTCGTCTTCGCCTGGCCGACCGCGGAGATAGCGGTCATGGGGCCGGAAGGAGCAGCGAACATCATCTTCAGAAAGGAGATTGCCGCGGCCGAGAACCCGGAGGAAGTCAGGCAGCAGAAGATAGCCGAGTACAGGGAGAAGTTCGCCAACCCGTACGTCGCCGCCGCAAGGGGCTACATAGACGACGTTATCGACCCCGCTGAAACCAGGGCTAAGATAATCCTCGCACTCGAGGCCATAGAGAGCAAGCGCGTCAAGCTCCCGCCGAAGAAGCACGGCAACATACCGCTGTGA
- a CDS encoding translation initiation factor IF-2 subunit beta has protein sequence MSEKKVDFYDFEGLLDKAYEELPENVKHHTSRFEVPAAAVTIAGNRTIIENFVDIAEAMNRDPNHLLKFILREVATAGTLEGRRVILQGRFTPYLIANKMKKYLRDYVICPVCGSPDTKIIKKGRFHFLKCEACGAETPIQHL, from the coding sequence ATGAGCGAAAAGAAGGTTGACTTTTACGATTTCGAGGGTTTACTCGATAAGGCTTACGAGGAGCTCCCCGAGAACGTCAAGCATCACACTTCCCGTTTCGAGGTGCCCGCGGCGGCCGTCACGATAGCCGGAAACAGGACTATAATCGAGAACTTCGTGGACATAGCGGAGGCCATGAACCGCGACCCGAACCACCTGCTCAAGTTCATCCTGCGCGAGGTAGCAACGGCTGGAACGCTCGAAGGCAGGCGCGTAATCCTCCAGGGACGCTTCACACCGTACCTCATTGCGAACAAGATGAAGAAGTACCTCAGGGACTACGTCATCTGTCCCGTTTGCGGTTCGCCGGACACCAAGATCATCAAGAAGGGTCGCTTCCACTTCCTCAAGTGTGAGGCCTGTGGTGCAGAGACGCCGATACAGCACCTCTGA
- a CDS encoding LAGLIDADG family homing endonuclease, with protein MDREDMIERYARFLREYVDDEGKEVYLNKLKDLLTVTPRRSLAIDWTHLNSFDPELAAELIENPEESILAAEDAIQIVLREPPIEKKEEFTAHARFYNLPKTLLVKELGSEHINRLIQVDGIITRVSEVKPFVEKAVFVCKDCGNEMVRLQRPYDNIVKPAKCDACGSRNVDLDVEKSRFINFQSFRLQDRPESLKGGQMPRFVDAILLDDMVDTALPGDRVLVTGILRVILEQKDKRPIFKKVLEVNHIEQLSKEIEELEISPEDEQKIRELAKRKDIVDAIVDSIAPAIWGHKTVKKGIALALFGGVQRVLPDGTKLRGESHVLLVGDPGVAKSQILRYVANLAPRAIYTSGKSSSAAGLTAAAVRDEFTGSWVLEAGVLVLADGGFACLHPNSRVLVDGKYVRIEELFELEKSYKAISDGQVVDIQEKETGVTALDLDSMRTKESKATIIRRKPWKGELLRLKFRSGNEVTLTPDHLLIDGGTLEWKEAEKFRVGDKVVAPLKLPSVRNRVYILDILPSTWKVKLTPEEKKELKAEVLKRFKSLAEFNRKYNVSRDFLSGKGSISVGKFREILRELGIYEEWRERPLTYGPNYRRERLKVAYITPELAYFLGFLYGDGWIKRNGSKVHVRIVQSKVHNRQIESLRRAFRSFYHGQLREYERTTRSELAGNEIESNTITFHVSSPLLAYLYEYITKDNFRNAFSLDDEALKAFVAGALDSDGCVSIKNSKSGKVIHVEFLLSNDPEMDRAFALLLRRFDVYARVIPGKGVNRIQITGREDVANLLNAIRTYSVKIKEIPLKKHLVSSKSDKVPAEPVRRIARDIIERVPAKLLQERGLWSTVYSYAKGRYQPSRIQLKKLVEKLGDVLSPEIRIKLEVLATRDYFLDEIVSIERIPYDGYVYDLYVPGEHNFLAEGIIVHNCIDEFDKMSERDRSAIHEALEQQSYHHDFELLLADGRKVKIGELVDSLIEGNRDRVIIGKDTEILPVDNLELLAYDLERKEVVKVKADRVSRHKAPKKFIKIRFSNGREVVVTPEHPIMVWEGGEIKEKPAEMVRRRDIALGVALYPIELPEVEGDTFRRLGEAEDRQDYLYSIGTVSKIRRLPGRFEVVETERYLPAEVLRRLLRAGRLLKFKPERYAQADKLVPESLIRRTIDGLRRHAETLLKLAEENPRAAFEYLPKTHLPGFYGMAFVTFRNKLERGDPVIEGVVRDEVYNRVREINRAIKEVEEILNSNVNFLRVTKVEELPNDRWEWVYDVTVEPYHLFVSHGLVLHNTISISKAGITATLNSRTTVIAAANPKYGRFNRHKSLPEQLDLPPTLLSRFDLIFLLLDEPDEKVDASIAEHILKVRRGEAEVVTPKIPYDLLKKYIAYARKNVHPVLSREAMDEIKRYYVRMRKGFKRSGEEEGVQPIPVTARQLEALIRLSEAHARMRLSETVTREDARAAIQIIEEMIRKIATDEEGTLDISILEVGKSSRKINKIDRLIDIIKNLEGEGEFGAPEDNILEAAKQAGIGTEREIRKLLEGLKREGRVYEPRAGFYKMAS; from the coding sequence ATGGACAGGGAGGACATGATAGAGAGGTACGCGCGCTTTCTGAGGGAGTACGTCGACGACGAGGGCAAGGAGGTCTACCTCAACAAACTGAAGGACCTGCTCACCGTGACCCCCAGACGGTCGCTCGCGATAGACTGGACGCACCTCAACTCATTCGACCCGGAACTGGCTGCGGAGCTGATAGAAAACCCTGAGGAAAGTATTCTGGCGGCAGAGGATGCCATTCAGATAGTCCTGAGGGAGCCCCCCATCGAGAAGAAGGAGGAGTTTACCGCCCACGCGAGGTTCTACAACCTCCCCAAGACGCTCCTCGTCAAGGAGCTTGGAAGCGAGCACATAAACCGGCTCATTCAGGTTGACGGAATCATCACACGTGTAAGCGAGGTCAAACCATTCGTTGAAAAGGCGGTATTTGTCTGTAAGGACTGCGGCAACGAGATGGTCAGGCTTCAGAGACCCTACGACAACATCGTCAAGCCTGCCAAGTGCGACGCCTGCGGCTCAAGGAACGTTGACCTCGACGTGGAGAAGAGCCGCTTTATAAACTTTCAGAGCTTCCGCCTTCAGGACAGGCCGGAGAGCCTCAAAGGCGGTCAGATGCCGCGCTTTGTCGATGCAATCCTGCTCGATGACATGGTGGACACAGCACTGCCGGGCGACAGGGTTCTTGTCACGGGAATCCTGCGCGTTATCCTGGAGCAGAAGGACAAGAGGCCCATATTCAAGAAGGTTCTGGAGGTAAACCACATCGAACAGCTCAGCAAGGAGATAGAGGAGCTTGAAATCTCGCCAGAGGACGAGCAGAAGATCCGCGAGCTGGCCAAGAGAAAGGACATCGTTGATGCCATTGTGGACTCAATTGCCCCTGCCATCTGGGGTCACAAGACAGTTAAGAAGGGCATAGCTCTGGCACTCTTCGGCGGCGTGCAGAGGGTTCTTCCGGACGGGACGAAGCTGAGAGGAGAGAGCCACGTTTTGCTTGTTGGAGATCCGGGAGTAGCGAAGAGTCAAATTCTCCGCTACGTGGCCAATCTGGCGCCTAGAGCGATTTATACGAGCGGAAAGAGCAGCTCCGCAGCCGGTTTGACGGCTGCAGCCGTGCGCGACGAGTTCACAGGCTCGTGGGTTTTGGAGGCTGGTGTCCTTGTCTTGGCAGACGGTGGGTTCGCCTGCCTGCACCCGAACTCAAGGGTATTGGTAGATGGGAAGTACGTTCGCATAGAGGAGCTTTTCGAGCTTGAGAAATCCTACAAAGCAATTTCCGACGGTCAGGTCGTGGACATTCAGGAGAAGGAGACGGGAGTTACCGCACTCGACCTGGACAGCATGAGGACTAAAGAATCAAAGGCCACGATAATCCGCAGGAAGCCCTGGAAGGGCGAGCTGTTGAGGTTAAAGTTCCGCTCCGGCAACGAGGTAACCCTAACTCCAGACCACCTCCTCATAGACGGCGGGACCCTTGAGTGGAAGGAGGCAGAAAAGTTCAGGGTTGGAGACAAGGTAGTTGCCCCACTAAAGCTTCCCTCGGTGAGAAACAGGGTTTACATACTTGACATCTTGCCGTCCACTTGGAAGGTCAAACTGACTCCTGAGGAGAAGAAAGAGCTGAAGGCCGAAGTTCTTAAGAGATTTAAGAGCCTCGCTGAGTTCAACAGGAAGTACAACGTTTCGAGGGATTTCCTCTCTGGGAAGGGCTCTATAAGTGTTGGAAAGTTCAGGGAAATACTCCGTGAGCTGGGAATCTATGAAGAATGGCGCGAGAGGCCCCTAACGTATGGTCCAAACTATCGCAGGGAGCGCCTCAAAGTCGCGTACATAACCCCCGAACTCGCTTATTTCCTAGGCTTCCTTTACGGAGACGGGTGGATAAAACGGAACGGCTCGAAGGTTCACGTTCGCATAGTACAGTCAAAGGTACATAACCGGCAGATTGAGAGCCTAAGGCGGGCTTTCAGGAGCTTCTACCATGGACAGCTGAGGGAGTACGAAAGGACCACAAGAAGCGAACTGGCGGGCAACGAGATAGAGAGCAACACGATTACGTTCCACGTCAGCTCACCATTGCTCGCGTACCTCTACGAATACATTACCAAAGACAACTTCAGGAATGCATTCTCCTTGGACGACGAGGCCCTGAAGGCCTTTGTTGCTGGGGCCTTGGACTCGGACGGCTGTGTCTCAATCAAGAATAGCAAGAGTGGGAAAGTTATTCACGTTGAGTTTCTGCTTTCGAACGACCCAGAGATGGACAGGGCCTTTGCACTCCTGCTCCGCAGGTTTGACGTGTACGCGCGCGTAATTCCTGGAAAGGGTGTGAACAGGATTCAGATAACAGGAAGAGAAGATGTAGCAAACCTCCTTAACGCGATTAGGACGTACAGCGTCAAGATTAAGGAAATACCCCTCAAAAAGCACCTCGTCTCGTCGAAAAGCGATAAAGTTCCCGCCGAGCCAGTAAGGAGAATCGCAAGGGACATCATTGAAAGGGTTCCGGCTAAGCTACTACAGGAGCGGGGACTGTGGAGCACCGTTTATTCCTACGCCAAGGGCAGGTACCAGCCCAGCAGGATTCAGCTGAAAAAGCTCGTGGAGAAGCTCGGCGATGTTTTGAGTCCAGAAATCAGGATTAAGCTTGAAGTCCTCGCTACGAGGGATTACTTCCTCGATGAAATTGTCTCCATCGAGCGCATTCCCTACGATGGTTACGTCTACGACCTATACGTACCGGGCGAGCACAACTTTCTCGCTGAGGGAATCATAGTACACAACTGCATTGACGAGTTCGACAAGATGAGCGAGCGCGACAGGAGCGCGATACACGAGGCACTTGAACAGCAGAGCTACCACCACGACTTCGAGCTTCTCCTGGCCGACGGCAGGAAGGTCAAGATAGGCGAGTTAGTGGATTCGCTCATCGAGGGCAACCGCGATAGAGTAATAATCGGCAAGGACACCGAGATTCTACCCGTTGATAACCTTGAGCTCCTCGCCTACGACCTTGAGAGGAAGGAAGTTGTGAAGGTCAAGGCCGACCGCGTGAGCAGGCATAAAGCTCCGAAGAAGTTCATAAAGATTAGGTTCTCCAACGGCAGGGAGGTAGTCGTCACTCCAGAGCACCCGATAATGGTATGGGAGGGCGGTGAAATAAAGGAGAAGCCGGCGGAAATGGTAAGGAGGAGGGACATAGCCCTGGGTGTTGCACTTTACCCCATCGAGCTCCCGGAGGTTGAGGGTGATACGTTCCGCAGGCTTGGAGAAGCTGAGGACCGGCAGGACTACCTTTACTCCATCGGCACGGTTTCAAAGATAAGACGCCTGCCCGGGCGTTTTGAGGTCGTGGAGACGGAGAGGTACCTTCCCGCTGAGGTTCTACGCCGGCTCCTCCGGGCAGGGAGACTACTCAAATTCAAGCCGGAACGGTACGCTCAGGCAGATAAGCTCGTTCCGGAGTCCCTGATAAGGCGCACAATCGACGGCCTGAGGAGGCACGCCGAGACGCTCCTGAAGCTGGCCGAGGAGAACCCGAGGGCGGCCTTTGAGTACCTTCCAAAGACACACCTTCCAGGTTTTTACGGCATGGCATTCGTAACCTTCAGGAATAAACTGGAAAGAGGCGACCCCGTCATCGAGGGCGTGGTCAGGGACGAAGTCTATAACCGTGTCAGGGAGATAAACCGGGCAATCAAAGAGGTCGAAGAAATACTTAACTCAAACGTGAACTTCCTCAGGGTCACGAAAGTCGAGGAACTCCCCAACGACCGCTGGGAGTGGGTCTACGACGTGACCGTCGAGCCGTACCACCTCTTCGTCTCCCACGGGCTGGTTCTCCACAACACGATAAGCATCTCCAAGGCCGGCATCACAGCGACCCTGAACTCCAGAACCACCGTTATAGCCGCCGCCAACCCCAAGTACGGCCGCTTCAACCGCCACAAGTCCCTTCCGGAGCAGCTCGACCTGCCGCCGACCCTGCTGAGCCGTTTCGACCTCATCTTCCTCCTCCTGGACGAGCCGGACGAGAAGGTCGATGCGAGCATAGCGGAGCACATACTCAAGGTCCGCAGGGGAGAGGCAGAGGTGGTGACGCCGAAGATACCCTACGACCTTCTCAAGAAGTACATCGCCTACGCGAGGAAGAACGTCCACCCCGTTCTCAGCAGGGAGGCGATGGATGAGATAAAGCGCTACTACGTCAGGATGAGGAAGGGCTTCAAGCGCTCCGGCGAGGAGGAGGGCGTTCAGCCGATTCCGGTCACGGCAAGGCAGCTGGAAGCTTTAATAAGACTGAGCGAGGCCCACGCGAGGATGAGGCTGAGCGAGACGGTAACGCGGGAAGATGCCAGGGCAGCGATTCAGATAATCGAGGAGATGATAAGGAAGATAGCGACCGACGAGGAGGGAACGCTCGATATCTCGATACTGGAGGTCGGCAAGAGCTCCAGGAAGATAAACAAGATAGACAGGTTAATCGACATAATAAAGAACCTTGAGGGCGAGGGAGAGTTCGGGGCGCCGGAGGATAATATCCTCGAGGCGGCGAAGCAGGCAGGGATTGGCACTGAAAGAGAAATAAGAAAACTCCTTGAAGGCCTCAAGCGCGAAGGACGTGTATACGAACCGAGGGCGGGCTTCTACAAAATGGCATCTTGA
- a CDS encoding DNA replication complex GINS family protein, whose amino-acid sequence MFTGRAVIPVKILHPFGDWSAGDIVLVEDWKAKELWEAKVVEVIDETDKIIGEIDRAIAEERESEPLTSLPAGLYERAEFYMYYLENYVRLNAGESIETINIKLTKLANLKKKLEHLKQIRFRKILEAVRLRPNSLELLSRLSPEERRIYLQLSKIRNEWLGEE is encoded by the coding sequence ATGTTCACGGGGAGGGCAGTGATACCCGTTAAAATCCTCCACCCCTTTGGGGACTGGAGCGCCGGAGACATCGTGCTCGTTGAGGATTGGAAGGCAAAGGAGCTCTGGGAAGCGAAGGTGGTCGAGGTTATAGACGAGACCGATAAGATAATAGGGGAGATAGACAGGGCCATAGCCGAGGAGAGGGAGAGCGAGCCCCTTACGTCCCTCCCGGCCGGGCTGTATGAGAGGGCGGAGTTCTACATGTACTACCTCGAGAACTACGTGAGGCTGAACGCGGGCGAGAGCATAGAGACCATAAACATCAAGCTGACCAAACTGGCCAACCTGAAGAAGAAGCTTGAACACCTCAAACAGATACGATTCAGAAAGATACTCGAGGCGGTGCGGCTGAGGCCCAACAGCCTGGAACTCCTCTCCCGCCTGTCGCCGGAGGAGAGGAGGATATACCTTCAGCTGTCGAAGATACGGAACGAATGGCTCGGTGAGGAGTGA
- a CDS encoding metallophosphoesterase, whose product MLIGIMSDTHDNLSAIAKAVELFNERNVELVIHAGDYVAPFVARELKRLKTPLRGVFGNNDGERKGLYEALGIYDEILEIEADGMKMAVTHGTDERIVRALARSRLYDVVIVGHTHRYEIREEGRTILVNPGEVCGYVTGVKSVALLDTRKREVQIINLDTGELLGAMSL is encoded by the coding sequence ATGCTGATAGGTATAATGAGCGATACTCACGACAACCTCTCGGCCATTGCCAAGGCCGTTGAGCTGTTCAACGAGAGGAACGTGGAGCTGGTCATTCATGCGGGTGACTACGTCGCCCCGTTCGTTGCCAGGGAACTCAAGAGGCTTAAGACGCCGCTCAGGGGTGTTTTCGGCAACAACGATGGTGAGAGGAAAGGCCTCTACGAGGCGCTGGGCATCTACGACGAAATACTGGAAATCGAGGCCGATGGAATGAAGATGGCCGTAACCCACGGCACCGATGAGCGCATCGTCCGCGCGCTGGCCAGGAGCAGGCTCTACGACGTTGTCATAGTCGGCCACACCCACCGCTACGAGATACGTGAGGAGGGGAGAACCATACTCGTCAACCCCGGCGAGGTCTGCGGCTACGTCACCGGGGTGAAGAGCGTCGCCCTGCTCGACACCCGGAAGAGGGAGGTGCAGATAATCAACCTCGACACCGGGGAGCTTCTTGGGGCAATGAGTCTCTAA